From one Desulfurobacterium thermolithotrophum DSM 11699 genomic stretch:
- a CDS encoding 4Fe-4S dicluster domain-containing protein codes for MSKKRKLMKVYPIEDNCISCRYCEVACTMVHSETQDPIKACKLEGLLPRATVEVKGPVSLSLMCRHCKHPFCLDACISGAITQDESGKVILNEEKCVACWGCVLVCPFGAAHPHLERKHSFKCDICEGRGFPACVEACPNRALIYDFER; via the coding sequence ATGTCAAAGAAGAGAAAGCTTATGAAGGTCTATCCAATAGAGGATAACTGCATTTCATGTAGATATTGTGAAGTTGCATGTACAATGGTTCATAGTGAAACTCAAGATCCTATTAAAGCTTGCAAGCTTGAAGGACTTCTTCCAAGAGCAACCGTAGAAGTAAAAGGACCTGTATCTCTTTCCCTTATGTGTCGACATTGCAAACATCCATTTTGCCTTGATGCTTGTATTTCTGGAGCAATTACTCAAGATGAAAGTGGAAAAGTTATACTCAATGAAGAAAAATGTGTGGCTTGTTGGGGATGTGTTTTAGTTTGTCCTTTTGGAGCAGCCCATCCTCATCTTGAAAGGAAACATTCATTTAAATGTGACATCTGTGAAGGAAGAGGTTTTCCTGCTTGTGTAGAAGCTTGTCCAAATAGAGCTCTGATTTACGACTTTGAGAGGTAG
- a CDS encoding response regulator, which yields MKVLIVDDERTIRETVKEILEDEGFEIFIEEAGSKVIGAIEKLKPDILILDLFLPGISGMEILKELHERGITQSLAVVIISGHGTVETSVKAMKLGAFDFLEKPIKYDKLIEVIEDAKKYLSSENSIGGAVDYLSNLPLKKAKEEFEKTYIKQVLKRFNGDLKKAATFMEIDISNLYRKLNKYGLNQ from the coding sequence ATGAAGGTTCTAATAGTTGACGATGAAAGAACTATAAGAGAAACGGTAAAAGAGATTCTTGAAGATGAAGGCTTTGAAATCTTTATAGAAGAGGCAGGTTCTAAAGTCATAGGTGCTATTGAGAAACTTAAACCAGATATACTAATTCTTGATCTTTTTCTTCCTGGAATTTCAGGTATGGAAATCTTAAAAGAGCTCCATGAAAGAGGAATCACTCAAAGTTTGGCAGTAGTGATTATTTCGGGTCATGGAACGGTTGAAACTTCTGTAAAGGCTATGAAATTGGGAGCTTTTGACTTTTTAGAAAAACCTATTAAATACGATAAACTTATTGAAGTTATTGAAGATGCAAAGAAATACTTATCTTCAGAAAATTCTATAGGTGGAGCTGTTGATTACCTTTCAAATCTTCCTCTCAAAAAAGCAAAAGAGGAATTTGAAAAGACTTATATCAAACAAGTGCTTAAACGATTTAATGGCGATTTAAAAAAAGCAGCTACCTTTATGGAAATTGATATTTCAAATCTATATAGGAAGTTAAATAAATACGGATTAAATCAATAA
- a CDS encoding trimeric intracellular cation channel family protein: protein MFVFDFLNGIGLLAFAASGVFKGINKKLDLLGITTLGFLTALGGGIIRDIIVNKTPTAFISYKDISITIIGIILSLFFYVKFKKDLSTKKVIKYFDAVGLAAFSVTGFIIGMENDINSFGIVLLGLITGTGGGLISDILTGEVPFILKEDFYASCSIIGGIVFVFLEKLQVSFEITSLITLCLVFIVRILAIEKGWSLPRVGGKF, encoded by the coding sequence ATGTTTGTATTTGACTTTTTAAATGGAATAGGTCTTTTAGCGTTTGCAGCCTCAGGTGTTTTTAAGGGTATTAACAAAAAACTTGACCTTCTTGGGATTACTACTCTTGGTTTTCTGACTGCTTTAGGTGGTGGAATAATTCGGGATATAATAGTTAACAAAACTCCAACAGCTTTTATAAGCTATAAAGACATTAGCATAACAATAATCGGAATAATTCTTTCTCTTTTTTTCTATGTGAAATTTAAAAAAGATTTGTCGACAAAAAAAGTAATTAAATATTTTGATGCTGTAGGACTTGCAGCTTTTTCTGTTACGGGATTTATAATTGGTATGGAGAATGACATAAATTCCTTTGGTATAGTTCTCTTAGGATTAATTACTGGTACAGGCGGTGGTTTAATCAGCGATATTCTTACTGGAGAAGTACCTTTCATTCTTAAAGAAGACTTTTATGCTTCTTGTTCTATCATTGGTGGAATTGTTTTTGTTTTTCTTGAAAAGCTTCAAGTTTCTTTTGAAATCACATCCTTGATAACACTTTGTCTTGTATTTATAGTTCGAATTCTTGCAATAGAAAAAGGATGGTCTCTTCCAAGAGTTGGAGGAAAATTTTGA
- a CDS encoding EAL domain-containing protein: protein MVDEITGLFSRKAFFDLLGKKSNDNREIIIVIFDIDDFKFVNLSYGYDVGDSILKACGNRIKEVFQTYFSEIFIARTDSNEFSIALFDDIPLIRIKEIFYKHINRMLFKKRNELIAITVSAGTSKGKHPLEVFSKAENSLFLAKESGKNTIFIDEKSRIRDFQKMKDIRKKLIEAIRDNSVKPYFQPIVSLRTGEIFGYEVLARIFYKNELLKGDYVFSIADTFSLTPEIDKQLFLKAIKYLNKEYKLFFNISMKYFVKELNNIFQIAKTYSINLENITLEITESQKLIQEEVAKSIFRMFKEFHVGIAVDDFGAGYSNFVYLKKFPVDVLKVDGDFIKNAKKDVKDLAIVKSIVDIGRIFRIRTLAEFIEDEETYRIMKDIGVSLGQGWFIGKPAPEPQKVKINLS, encoded by the coding sequence ATGGTAGACGAAATAACAGGTCTTTTTTCAAGAAAGGCTTTCTTTGATTTATTGGGAAAGAAATCAAATGATAATAGAGAAATAATTATTGTCATCTTTGATATAGATGACTTCAAATTTGTAAATTTATCCTATGGTTATGATGTAGGAGATAGTATACTAAAAGCTTGTGGAAATCGTATTAAGGAAGTTTTTCAAACTTACTTTTCTGAAATTTTTATAGCAAGGACAGATTCTAATGAATTTTCAATAGCATTGTTTGATGACATTCCATTAATAAGAATTAAGGAAATTTTTTATAAACATATAAATCGAATGCTTTTTAAAAAAAGAAATGAATTAATAGCAATTACTGTTAGTGCAGGAACTAGTAAAGGAAAACATCCTTTAGAAGTTTTCTCTAAAGCAGAAAATTCTCTTTTTTTAGCAAAGGAAAGTGGAAAAAACACAATATTTATTGATGAAAAGTCACGAATAAGAGATTTTCAAAAGATGAAAGATATTAGAAAAAAACTTATAGAAGCTATAAGAGATAACAGTGTTAAACCCTACTTTCAACCTATTGTATCACTAAGAACAGGTGAAATATTTGGATATGAAGTTTTAGCAAGGATATTTTATAAAAATGAACTTTTGAAGGGAGATTATGTTTTTAGTATAGCAGATACCTTTTCTTTAACGCCTGAAATAGATAAACAGTTATTTCTAAAGGCTATCAAATATTTAAATAAAGAATACAAGCTTTTTTTTAACATTTCAATGAAATATTTCGTCAAAGAACTAAATAATATATTTCAAATTGCAAAAACTTATTCCATTAACTTAGAGAATATAACTCTCGAAATAACAGAATCTCAAAAGTTAATACAAGAAGAAGTAGCAAAAAGTATATTTCGAATGTTCAAAGAATTTCACGTTGGTATTGCAGTAGATGATTTTGGAGCAGGTTACTCAAATTTTGTGTACTTAAAAAAGTTTCCTGTAGATGTCTTGAAAGTAGATGGAGACTTTATAAAGAATGCAAAGAAAGACGTTAAAGATCTAGCGATTGTAAAATCTATTGTTGATATAGGAAGAATTTTTAGAATTAGAACATTGGCAGAATTTATAGAGGATGAAGAGACTTACAGAATAATGAAAGACATTGGAGTTTCACTTGGTCAGGGTTGGTTTATTGGAAAGCCAGCACCTGAGCCTCAAAAAGTAAAAATTAATTTAAGTTAA
- the dnaX gene encoding DNA polymerase III subunit gamma/tau, translated as MAYVAIPRKYRPSKFSEVTGQEYITNTLKNAIKTGRFAHAYVFAGPRGVGKTTTARIVAKALNCESLIDGEPCNECSNCQAISKGSFPDVIEIDAATNRGIDQIRELRESVNYAPVKGKKKVYIIDEFHMLTKEAFNALLKTLEEPPEHVVFILATTEIDKIPPTILSRCQKFVFRRIPKDLMVETLKRICEKEDVSYEEEALYLIATASEGCMRDAESLLDQAIALGNGLVKTSYISEFLGVLTGKEIFEILSLSFSGKKRELREKLKRLESQGYNPLFIVKQLLEKVEREFIEGKNFSEEELLAAFKILSDAHKVVATHPYPYTALFFYLFKLSYFKDLKRISELLSGKLELSVLEKKTENTEEEINSLEDIYIKEVNDKKEFVEIIPKNRTAYELLKDRIGELEKRFGKRVKILEISNGNGKKEVKISQESEKKIDKLLKTFNAKLLPGYPKVIDEGSNS; from the coding sequence ATGGCTTACGTTGCAATACCTAGAAAGTATAGACCATCCAAGTTTTCAGAAGTAACTGGACAAGAGTATATTACTAACACTCTGAAAAACGCCATAAAAACAGGAAGGTTTGCTCACGCTTACGTATTTGCCGGCCCAAGGGGTGTAGGAAAAACGACAACAGCAAGAATTGTTGCAAAAGCCCTTAATTGCGAGAGTTTAATAGACGGAGAACCTTGTAACGAATGCTCTAACTGTCAAGCAATTTCAAAAGGTTCTTTTCCAGATGTTATAGAGATTGATGCTGCTACAAACAGAGGAATTGATCAGATAAGAGAACTAAGAGAGTCTGTTAATTATGCTCCAGTAAAAGGAAAGAAAAAGGTTTATATTATTGACGAATTCCATATGCTTACAAAAGAGGCTTTTAACGCTCTTCTCAAAACCTTGGAAGAACCCCCTGAGCATGTTGTTTTTATTCTTGCGACTACAGAGATAGACAAAATACCTCCAACTATACTTTCTAGATGTCAGAAGTTTGTTTTTAGAAGAATTCCTAAGGATTTAATGGTTGAAACTCTCAAAAGAATATGTGAAAAAGAAGATGTAAGTTATGAAGAAGAGGCTCTTTATCTTATAGCCACAGCTTCAGAAGGATGTATGAGAGATGCTGAAAGCCTTCTAGACCAAGCTATAGCTTTAGGTAATGGATTGGTTAAAACATCTTACATATCTGAATTCTTAGGAGTTCTTACGGGTAAGGAAATTTTTGAAATTCTTAGTTTATCTTTTTCAGGAAAAAAACGGGAACTAAGGGAAAAGTTAAAAAGGCTAGAGAGTCAAGGATACAATCCGCTTTTTATTGTTAAGCAACTTTTGGAAAAAGTTGAAAGAGAGTTTATCGAAGGTAAAAATTTCTCTGAAGAAGAACTCCTTGCAGCTTTCAAAATTCTTTCTGATGCTCATAAAGTTGTAGCTACTCATCCTTACCCGTATACAGCTCTTTTCTTTTACCTTTTTAAACTGTCTTACTTTAAAGACTTAAAGAGAATAAGTGAGCTATTATCGGGAAAATTAGAACTTTCAGTTCTTGAAAAAAAAACAGAAAACACTGAAGAAGAAATTAATAGTTTAGAGGATATATACATAAAGGAAGTAAACGATAAAAAGGAATTTGTAGAGATCATTCCAAAAAATAGAACTGCTTACGAACTTCTCAAAGATAGAATAGGAGAACTTGAAAAAAGATTTGGAAAAAGAGTGAAGATTCTGGAGATATCTAACGGAAACGGAAAAAAAGAAGTTAAAATTTCCCAGGAATCTGAGAAAAAAATAGACAAGCTTTTAAAAACTTTTAATGCAAAACTCCTTCCAGGTTATCCGAAGGTGATAGATGAAGGTTCTAATAGTTGA
- a CDS encoding class II glutamine amidotransferase produces MIERCEMSGCGLAGIVNRNRKKISGKYIYDSITSMKERGNGMGAGYAAYGIYPEMAEYYAFHVMLDDIDVESEVNAVLNKFFKIVKSEIIPTKNVPSLYKKTKPPIFYRYFVEPKKDAILPLETEEDMVVRVVMTINDKVKGAYVISSGKNMGAFKGVGHPDEIGDFFEIKEYEGYIWLAHTRFPTNTPGWWGGAHPFTLLDWAIVHNGEITSYGTNKRYIEMFGYKCTLLTDTEVGAYLFDLLFRKHRLPIRAVFMAMAAPFWKDINRYKELEKEKLYEMAKMIRTVYAPAMLNGPFAMLFAFKDGVIGFNDRIKLRPFVAAVNGDTVYMASEESAIRVVCKEPEKVWMPKAGEPVIALMKDCKEEDVCYPA; encoded by the coding sequence ATGATTGAAAGATGCGAGATGTCGGGCTGTGGCCTTGCAGGAATAGTTAATAGAAATAGAAAAAAAATATCTGGTAAATACATATATGACTCAATTACGTCCATGAAAGAACGTGGAAACGGAATGGGTGCAGGTTATGCAGCTTATGGAATATATCCGGAAATGGCAGAGTACTATGCTTTTCATGTAATGCTCGATGATATAGATGTTGAGTCAGAAGTTAATGCTGTTTTGAATAAATTTTTTAAGATTGTTAAAAGTGAAATAATACCTACAAAAAATGTTCCTTCTCTATATAAAAAGACGAAACCTCCCATTTTCTATAGATACTTTGTGGAGCCTAAAAAAGATGCCATACTTCCTCTTGAAACAGAAGAGGATATGGTAGTAAGAGTTGTAATGACAATTAATGATAAAGTAAAAGGAGCATATGTTATCTCAAGCGGAAAGAATATGGGAGCTTTTAAAGGAGTAGGCCATCCTGATGAAATAGGTGATTTCTTTGAGATAAAGGAGTACGAAGGTTATATATGGCTTGCTCATACTCGTTTTCCTACAAATACTCCCGGATGGTGGGGAGGAGCTCACCCATTTACACTCCTTGATTGGGCAATTGTTCACAATGGAGAAATTACTTCTTATGGAACTAACAAGAGATACATTGAGATGTTCGGTTATAAGTGTACTCTTTTAACAGATACAGAAGTTGGTGCATATCTATTTGACCTTTTATTTAGAAAACATAGGCTCCCAATAAGGGCTGTTTTTATGGCTATGGCTGCTCCTTTTTGGAAAGATATTAATCGTTACAAAGAACTTGAAAAGGAAAAGCTTTACGAAATGGCTAAAATGATAAGGACTGTTTACGCTCCAGCAATGCTCAATGGCCCATTTGCAATGCTTTTTGCCTTTAAGGATGGAGTTATTGGATTCAATGACAGAATTAAACTAAGACCTTTTGTTGCTGCTGTTAATGGAGATACAGTTTATATGGCAAGTGAAGAATCTGCAATAAGAGTTGTCTGTAAAGAACCTGAAAAGGTATGGATGCCAAAGGCTGGAGAACCTGTAATAGCCCTAATGAAAGACTGTAAAGAAGAAGACGTCTGCTATCCTGCATAA
- the trpB gene encoding tryptophan synthase subunit beta, which produces MYNYPDSKGKFGIYGGKFVPETLMAALSELEENYYKIKNDSSFQEEFNKLLKEYVGRPTPLQYAKRFSQYLGNGIKVYLKREDLNHTGAHKINNALGQALLAKRMGKKKIIAETGAGQHGVATATACAFLGLECVVYMGEEDVRRQALNVFRMELLGAKVEVVKSGSRTLKDAVNEATRDWVTNVRTTHYIIGSAVGPHPYPEMVRDFQSVIGREAKEQILEAEGRLPDTIVACVGGGSNAIGIFYPFIEDESVKLIGVEAGGYGLDTDKHAATLCKGTVGILHGAKSYLLQTEDGQVTPTHSVSAGLDYPGVGPEHSLLKDIKRAEYYAVTDDEALEAFQILSRTEGIIPALESSHAIAWVIKHKEDLKDQLVVINLSGRGDKDVNQVREILEEREDLRLW; this is translated from the coding sequence TTGTATAACTATCCAGATAGTAAGGGGAAATTTGGAATATACGGTGGAAAATTCGTTCCTGAAACTTTGATGGCAGCTCTTTCAGAACTCGAGGAAAACTATTACAAAATCAAGAACGATTCATCATTCCAAGAAGAGTTCAATAAGCTACTTAAAGAATACGTTGGACGTCCTACACCTTTGCAATATGCCAAAAGATTTTCGCAATATCTTGGAAATGGAATTAAAGTTTATTTAAAGAGAGAAGATTTGAATCATACAGGAGCTCACAAGATAAATAATGCCTTAGGTCAGGCACTTCTTGCAAAACGTATGGGTAAAAAGAAAATAATTGCCGAAACAGGAGCTGGGCAGCATGGAGTTGCAACGGCTACTGCCTGTGCGTTTTTAGGTTTAGAGTGTGTTGTCTACATGGGAGAAGAGGACGTAAGGAGACAGGCTCTAAACGTTTTTAGAATGGAACTTCTTGGTGCTAAGGTAGAAGTTGTAAAAAGCGGTAGCAGGACTTTAAAAGATGCTGTAAACGAAGCAACAAGAGATTGGGTAACAAACGTAAGGACTACTCACTATATAATCGGTTCAGCAGTTGGTCCTCATCCTTATCCTGAAATGGTTAGAGATTTCCAATCTGTTATTGGAAGAGAAGCAAAAGAGCAAATATTAGAAGCTGAGGGAAGATTACCAGACACCATTGTTGCCTGTGTCGGTGGAGGAAGTAACGCAATAGGAATTTTCTATCCGTTCATTGAAGATGAATCTGTAAAACTTATCGGCGTTGAAGCTGGTGGATACGGCCTTGACACAGATAAACACGCTGCAACCCTGTGCAAGGGAACAGTAGGAATTCTCCACGGTGCTAAATCCTATCTTCTTCAAACCGAAGATGGACAAGTTACTCCTACTCACTCAGTTTCTGCAGGTCTTGATTATCCTGGAGTTGGTCCTGAACACTCTCTTTTAAAGGATATAAAAAGAGCAGAATATTATGCAGTAACTGACGATGAAGCTCTTGAAGCTTTTCAGATTCTTTCAAGAACAGAAGGAATTATTCCAGCCCTTGAAAGCTCCCATGCAATTGCCTGGGTGATAAAACATAAGGAAGACTTAAAAGATCAACTTGTAGTTATTAACCTTTCAGGACGTGGAGATAAAGACGTTAATCAAGTTAGAGAAATACTTGAAGAAAGAGAAGATCTTCGCTTATGGTAG
- a CDS encoding glutamate synthase-related protein, with protein MLFRKPQVAFYPFMVLRDDYKCVRCKSCVDQCSFDATYYDEDLEMIVNRNENCVNCKRCEAFCPTDAIKVVKNPSTFHPDANWTEEAIRDIHTQMLTGAVILTSTGNDKPIKNYFDHLLLDACQVTNPPIDPLREPMELKTYIGRKTDQVEFDEDGISIKTKIGKQLELEIPVIFSAMSYGSINLNLQKAMAIAAKEFGTFWNTGEGGLHKSLREFKDSTIVQVASGRFGVDLDYLETSAAIEIKIGQGAKPGIGGHLPGEKVNEGIAETRMIPVGSDAISPAPHHDIYSIEDLRQLIYALKEATNYEKPVFVKIAAVHNVAAIASGIAHAGADAIAIDGIRGGTGATPKALRDHVGIPIELAIAAVDDRLRKEGLRNEVSLIAAGGFRNAVDVLKAIALGADAVYIGTVAKLAAGCTQCQQCHTGRCAWGITTNDPKLAKRLNPDIVAENLYNLLRAWAHDIKELLGAMGINAIESIKGNRLRLRSWGLTEQENKILGVLPAGM; from the coding sequence ATGCTTTTTAGGAAGCCTCAAGTTGCTTTTTATCCTTTTATGGTTCTAAGGGATGACTACAAATGCGTGAGATGTAAATCTTGTGTAGATCAGTGTTCGTTTGATGCCACTTACTACGACGAAGATCTTGAAATGATAGTAAACCGTAATGAAAACTGCGTTAACTGCAAAAGATGTGAAGCTTTCTGTCCTACAGACGCTATTAAAGTAGTTAAAAATCCTTCAACTTTCCATCCAGATGCCAACTGGACAGAAGAAGCTATAAGAGACATACACACTCAGATGCTTACAGGAGCAGTAATTCTTACTTCTACTGGAAACGATAAACCAATAAAGAATTACTTTGACCACCTTCTACTTGATGCCTGTCAGGTAACAAACCCACCAATTGATCCTCTCAGAGAGCCTATGGAACTAAAAACTTATATCGGTAGAAAGACTGATCAAGTTGAATTTGACGAAGATGGAATAAGTATAAAGACAAAAATCGGAAAACAGCTTGAACTCGAAATACCTGTTATTTTCTCAGCTATGTCTTATGGTTCTATCAACCTTAATCTTCAAAAAGCAATGGCAATAGCCGCCAAAGAATTTGGAACTTTTTGGAATACAGGAGAAGGTGGACTACACAAAAGTTTAAGAGAATTTAAAGACTCTACTATTGTTCAAGTGGCTTCAGGAAGGTTTGGGGTTGATCTAGACTATCTTGAAACCTCAGCAGCTATTGAAATAAAAATAGGACAGGGAGCAAAGCCAGGAATCGGAGGACATTTACCAGGTGAAAAGGTTAATGAAGGAATTGCAGAAACCAGAATGATTCCTGTAGGTTCTGATGCGATTTCTCCTGCTCCTCACCATGATATTTACTCAATTGAAGATTTAAGACAGCTTATCTATGCCCTTAAAGAGGCCACAAACTACGAAAAGCCTGTTTTTGTGAAAATAGCAGCAGTCCATAATGTAGCAGCTATTGCCAGTGGTATAGCTCACGCTGGAGCAGATGCAATTGCAATTGATGGGATAAGAGGAGGAACAGGAGCCACTCCAAAAGCTTTAAGAGATCATGTTGGAATTCCAATAGAACTTGCAATTGCTGCTGTTGACGACAGACTCAGAAAAGAAGGTCTAAGAAACGAAGTCTCTCTCATTGCAGCAGGTGGTTTTAGGAATGCAGTTGATGTTCTTAAGGCAATCGCTCTTGGGGCTGATGCAGTTTACATTGGAACAGTTGCTAAACTCGCAGCTGGATGTACCCAGTGTCAACAGTGCCATACAGGAAGATGCGCGTGGGGAATAACTACAAATGATCCAAAACTTGCAAAGAGATTAAATCCAGATATAGTTGCAGAAAATCTTTACAACTTATTGAGGGCTTGGGCACACGATATTAAAGAGCTCCTTGGAGCAATGGGAATAAATGCAATAGAAAGTATCAAAGGAAACAGACTAAGACTTAGAAGCTGGGGACTTACTGAACAGGAGAATAAAATCCTTGGCGTACTTCCTGCCGGAATGTAG
- a CDS encoding NAD(P)/FAD-dependent oxidoreductase, giving the protein MRYVIIGNSAAAVGCITGIRKVDKEGEIVVISYEDRCYSKPMIADVLIDYSEEKLLYRGEDFFKKNNVRLMLGSKAVNIDTENKLVVLESKETVLYDKLLISTGAVPFVPPIPGSEKEGVFTFTELNSAKKMKEYLEKNSVERIVVIGSGFIGLEVAYYLREIEKEVVVVELLDRVLGKALDKRGSEIVEKMLREKGVQFKFNDTVEEILGEEKVNSVRLKSGEVLKTEAVVIAIGVRPNVELAKAAGIRVNRGIITDDFMKTNIPDIFAAGDCVECKDITDGIRKNLPLFPLAFEQGLIAGLNMAGKEIEYLGGLPLNSLKFLDKPVLNAGIVEPPDDSYEVLVNDKFDKKGYYRKAILKDGKLVGFVAIGEIDRVGILTNLIRQKIDVSNIKDRLISLDFGLVDLPRDWRREKLEKDKTGYKDWRPVE; this is encoded by the coding sequence ATGAGATACGTGATAATAGGAAACAGTGCAGCAGCAGTTGGATGTATAACAGGAATTAGAAAAGTTGATAAAGAAGGTGAAATAGTTGTTATTTCCTACGAAGATAGATGTTACTCAAAACCTATGATTGCAGATGTTTTAATAGACTATTCTGAAGAAAAGCTCCTTTACAGAGGTGAAGATTTCTTTAAAAAGAACAATGTTAGATTAATGCTTGGCTCTAAAGCTGTTAATATAGACACAGAAAATAAACTTGTGGTTTTAGAATCTAAGGAAACTGTACTTTACGATAAGCTTTTAATTTCAACTGGTGCTGTTCCTTTTGTTCCACCTATTCCTGGAAGTGAAAAAGAGGGAGTTTTTACCTTTACTGAATTAAATAGTGCTAAGAAAATGAAGGAATATCTTGAGAAAAACAGCGTAGAGAGAATTGTAGTTATTGGTTCTGGATTTATAGGCCTTGAGGTTGCTTACTACTTAAGAGAAATTGAAAAGGAAGTTGTTGTCGTTGAACTCCTTGATAGGGTTTTAGGAAAAGCTCTTGATAAGAGAGGTTCAGAAATAGTAGAAAAGATGTTAAGAGAAAAAGGAGTTCAATTTAAATTTAACGATACTGTTGAAGAGATTTTAGGGGAAGAGAAAGTAAACAGTGTTAGACTAAAAAGTGGAGAGGTTCTAAAAACAGAGGCTGTTGTCATTGCTATAGGTGTAAGGCCTAATGTTGAACTTGCAAAGGCAGCGGGAATTAGAGTAAACAGAGGAATAATCACAGATGACTTTATGAAAACAAATATACCTGATATTTTTGCTGCAGGAGATTGTGTAGAGTGTAAAGACATTACCGACGGAATAAGAAAAAATCTACCTCTCTTTCCATTAGCATTTGAACAAGGACTTATTGCAGGTCTTAATATGGCAGGAAAAGAGATAGAGTACTTAGGCGGATTACCTCTTAATTCCCTCAAGTTCTTAGACAAACCTGTTCTAAATGCCGGAATCGTTGAACCTCCCGATGATAGCTATGAGGTTTTAGTTAACGACAAATTTGATAAGAAAGGATACTATAGAAAGGCAATCTTGAAAGATGGAAAGCTTGTAGGATTTGTTGCAATTGGAGAAATAGATAGAGTTGGAATTCTAACCAATCTCATAAGACAAAAGATAGATGTTTCTAATATCAAAGATAGACTTATTTCTCTTGACTTTGGTCTTGTTGACCTTCCAAGAGATTGGAGAAGAGAAAAACTGGAGAAAGATAAAACAGGATATAAGGACTGGAGGCCTGTAGAATGA